A region from the Gallus gallus isolate bGalGal1 chromosome 25, bGalGal1.mat.broiler.GRCg7b, whole genome shotgun sequence genome encodes:
- the RIT1 gene encoding GTP-binding protein Rit1 isoform X1 yields the protein MDAGARPGGAGQPREYKLVMLGAGGVGKSAMTMQFISHRFPEDHDPTIEDAYKIRIRIDDEPANLDILDTAGQAEFTAMRDQYMRAGEGFIICYSITDRRSFHEVREFKQLIYRVRRTDDTPVVLVGNKSDLTQLRQVSKEEGSALAREFNCPFFETSAAYRYYIDDVFHALVREIRRKEKEAVMAMEKKSKPKSSVWKRLKSPFRRKKDSVT from the exons ATGGACGCCGGGGCCCggccgggcggcgcggggcagcCCCGCGAGTACAAACTGGTGATGTTGGGCGCCGGCGGCGTCGGAAAGAGCG CCATGACGATGCAGTTCATCAGCCACCGCTTTCCCGAGGACCACGACCCGACCATCG AGGATGCCTACAAGATACGGATACGCATCGATGACGAACCTGCCAACCTGGACATCCTGGATACGGCGGGACAG GCAGAGTTCACGGCCATGAGGGACCAGTACATGAGGGCTGGAGAGGGGTTTATCATCTGCTACTCCATCACGGATCGACGCAGCTTCCACGAAGTGCGTGAATTCAAGCAGCTCATCTATCGTGTCCGGCGCACCGACGACACCCCCGTGGTTCTGGTGGGGAACAAATCCGACCTGACGCAGCTGCGGCAG GTCTCCAAAGAAGAAGGCTCTGCCTTAGCACGAGAATTCAACTGCCCTTTCTTTGAAACTTCTGCTGCGTACCGTTACTACATTGACGATGTGTTCCACGCTCTGGTGCGAGAGATCcgcaggaaagagaaagaagcagtgatggcaatggaaaagaaatccaaaccCAAAAGCAGCGTTTGGAAAAGACTGAAATCCCCGTTCAGGAGGAAGAAGGATTCGGTCACTTGA
- the SYT11 gene encoding synaptotagmin-11 isoform X2, with product MAEITSVHPGFDVSPVVAGLIGATVLVVSVSVTVFVWTCCHQQAEKKHKTPPYKFIHMLKGISIYPETLSNKKKINRIRRDKNGAPKETGRGNLLVDAAESGLVGSDKAPDGPNAAPHIDQLPIKVDYGDELSPDQSLTPGGSKTSSPSSPGEDVLLGELTFSVDYNFPKKALVVTIQEAHGLPVMDEHTQSSDPYIKMTILPDKRHRVKTRVLRKTLDPVFDETFTFYGIPYSQLQDLVLHFLVLSFDRFSRDDVIGEVMVPLAGVDPSTGKVQLTREILKRNIQKCISRGELQVSLSYQPVAQRMTVVVLKARHLPKMDITGLSDPYVKVNVYYGRKRIAKKKTHVKKCTLNPVFNESFIYDIPVDLLPDISIEFLVIDFDRTTKNEVVGRLILGAHSITAAGVEHWREVCENPRKPVAKWHSLSEY from the exons ATGGCGGAGATCACCAGCGTCCACCCCGGCTTCG ATGTCTCTCCAGTTGTGGCAGGCCTCATTGGTGCTACTGTCCTGGTGGTTTCTGTCTCAGTAACAGTTTTTGTGTGGACATGCTGTCaccagcaagcagaaaaaaagcacaaaacccCACCGTATAAATTCATTCACATGTTGAAAGGCATCAGCATCTATCCGGAGACCTTGAgtaacaagaagaaaatcaacCGAATCCGGAGAGACAAGAATGGCGCTCCTAAGGAGACTGGGAGGGGAAACCTTTTGGTGGATGCTGCTGAATCTGGCTTGGTAGGCTCTGATAAGGCTCCAGATGGGCCAAACGCAGCTCCCCACATTGATCAGCTTCCGATCAAAGTAGATTACGGAGATGAACTAAGCCCAGATCAAAGCCTCACTCCAGGAGGAAGTAAAACCTCCTCCCCATCTTCTCCGGGGGAGGACGTCCTGTTGGGTGAACTGACTTTCTCAGTGGACTACAACTTCCCTAAAAAAGCACTGGTGGTTACCATCCAGGAGGCTCACGGGCTGCCAGTTATGGATGAGCACACTCAGAGCTCTGACCCATACATCAAGATGACCATCCTTCCCGACAAAAGGCATCGCGTGAAGACTCGCGTGCTTCGCAAGACTCTGGATCCGGTCTTTGATGAAACCTTCACCTTCTATGGGATCCCCTACAGCCAGCTCCAGGATTTGGTGCTTCACTTCCTGGTGTTGAGTTTCGATCGCTTTTCTCGAGATGATGTGATTGGAGAAGTCATGGTGCCCCTTGCAGGAGTGGATCCGAGCACTGGGAAGGTTCAGCTGACCAGAGAGATCCTCAAAAGGAACATACAG AAATGCATTAgcagaggagagctgcaggtCTCACTATCTTACCAACCCGTGGCGCAGAGAATGACTGTTGTGGTGCTGAAAGCCAGACATTTGCCAAAGATGGATATCACTGGCCTCTCAG ATCCCTACGTTAAGGTGAATGTTTATTACGGACGAAAGCGCATAGCAAAAAAGAAGACCCACGTGAAGAAGTGCACTTTGAATCCAGTCTTCAACGAATCCTTCATTTACGACATCCCCGTCGATCTCCTCCCTGACATCAGCATCGAATTCCTGGTCATCGATTTCGACCGTACCACAAAAAATGAGGTGGTGGGACGGCTGATTTTGGGAGCTCACAGCATCACTGCAGCTGGTGTGGAGCACTGGAGAGAGGTTTGTGAGAATCCTAGAAAGCCGGTGGCCAAATGGCACAGCCTGAGCGAATACTAG
- the RIT1 gene encoding GTP-binding protein Rit1 isoform X2, translating to MTMQFISHRFPEDHDPTIEDAYKIRIRIDDEPANLDILDTAGQAEFTAMRDQYMRAGEGFIICYSITDRRSFHEVREFKQLIYRVRRTDDTPVVLVGNKSDLTQLRQVSKEEGSALAREFNCPFFETSAAYRYYIDDVFHALVREIRRKEKEAVMAMEKKSKPKSSVWKRLKSPFRRKKDSVT from the exons ATGACGATGCAGTTCATCAGCCACCGCTTTCCCGAGGACCACGACCCGACCATCG AGGATGCCTACAAGATACGGATACGCATCGATGACGAACCTGCCAACCTGGACATCCTGGATACGGCGGGACAG GCAGAGTTCACGGCCATGAGGGACCAGTACATGAGGGCTGGAGAGGGGTTTATCATCTGCTACTCCATCACGGATCGACGCAGCTTCCACGAAGTGCGTGAATTCAAGCAGCTCATCTATCGTGTCCGGCGCACCGACGACACCCCCGTGGTTCTGGTGGGGAACAAATCCGACCTGACGCAGCTGCGGCAG GTCTCCAAAGAAGAAGGCTCTGCCTTAGCACGAGAATTCAACTGCCCTTTCTTTGAAACTTCTGCTGCGTACCGTTACTACATTGACGATGTGTTCCACGCTCTGGTGCGAGAGATCcgcaggaaagagaaagaagcagtgatggcaatggaaaagaaatccaaaccCAAAAGCAGCGTTTGGAAAAGACTGAAATCCCCGTTCAGGAGGAAGAAGGATTCGGTCACTTGA
- the SYT11 gene encoding synaptotagmin-11 isoform X1 produces the protein MAEITSVHPGFDVSPVVAGLIGATVLVVSVSVTVFVWTCCHQQAEKKHKTPPYKFIHMLKGISIYPETLSNKKKINRIRRDKNGAPKETGRGNLLVDAAESGLVGSDKAPDGPNAAPHIDQLPIKVDYGDELSPDQSLTPGGSKTSSPSSPGEDVLLGELTFSVDYNFPKKALVVTIQEAHGLPVMDEHTQSSDPYIKMTILPDKRHRVKTRVLRKTLDPVFDETFTFYGIPYSQLQDLVLHFLVLSFDRFSRDDVIGEVMVPLAGVDPSTGKVQLTREILKRNIQKCISRGELQVSLSYQPVAQRMTVVVLKARHLPKMDITGLSGNPYVKVNVYYGRKRIAKKKTHVKKCTLNPVFNESFIYDIPVDLLPDISIEFLVIDFDRTTKNEVVGRLILGAHSITAAGVEHWREVCENPRKPVAKWHSLSEY, from the exons ATGGCGGAGATCACCAGCGTCCACCCCGGCTTCG ATGTCTCTCCAGTTGTGGCAGGCCTCATTGGTGCTACTGTCCTGGTGGTTTCTGTCTCAGTAACAGTTTTTGTGTGGACATGCTGTCaccagcaagcagaaaaaaagcacaaaacccCACCGTATAAATTCATTCACATGTTGAAAGGCATCAGCATCTATCCGGAGACCTTGAgtaacaagaagaaaatcaacCGAATCCGGAGAGACAAGAATGGCGCTCCTAAGGAGACTGGGAGGGGAAACCTTTTGGTGGATGCTGCTGAATCTGGCTTGGTAGGCTCTGATAAGGCTCCAGATGGGCCAAACGCAGCTCCCCACATTGATCAGCTTCCGATCAAAGTAGATTACGGAGATGAACTAAGCCCAGATCAAAGCCTCACTCCAGGAGGAAGTAAAACCTCCTCCCCATCTTCTCCGGGGGAGGACGTCCTGTTGGGTGAACTGACTTTCTCAGTGGACTACAACTTCCCTAAAAAAGCACTGGTGGTTACCATCCAGGAGGCTCACGGGCTGCCAGTTATGGATGAGCACACTCAGAGCTCTGACCCATACATCAAGATGACCATCCTTCCCGACAAAAGGCATCGCGTGAAGACTCGCGTGCTTCGCAAGACTCTGGATCCGGTCTTTGATGAAACCTTCACCTTCTATGGGATCCCCTACAGCCAGCTCCAGGATTTGGTGCTTCACTTCCTGGTGTTGAGTTTCGATCGCTTTTCTCGAGATGATGTGATTGGAGAAGTCATGGTGCCCCTTGCAGGAGTGGATCCGAGCACTGGGAAGGTTCAGCTGACCAGAGAGATCCTCAAAAGGAACATACAG AAATGCATTAgcagaggagagctgcaggtCTCACTATCTTACCAACCCGTGGCGCAGAGAATGACTGTTGTGGTGCTGAAAGCCAGACATTTGCCAAAGATGGATATCACTGGCCTCTCAGGTA ATCCCTACGTTAAGGTGAATGTTTATTACGGACGAAAGCGCATAGCAAAAAAGAAGACCCACGTGAAGAAGTGCACTTTGAATCCAGTCTTCAACGAATCCTTCATTTACGACATCCCCGTCGATCTCCTCCCTGACATCAGCATCGAATTCCTGGTCATCGATTTCGACCGTACCACAAAAAATGAGGTGGTGGGACGGCTGATTTTGGGAGCTCACAGCATCACTGCAGCTGGTGTGGAGCACTGGAGAGAGGTTTGTGAGAATCCTAGAAAGCCGGTGGCCAAATGGCACAGCCTGAGCGAATACTAG